One genomic region from Curtobacterium sp. 9128 encodes:
- a CDS encoding ribonuclease HII has product MSAVRPSLRVEKAFFAAGRVTVIGVDEVGRGAIAGPVAVGAAAVTIDVRRVPQGLADSKAVSAARRTELVPVVTRWARTAVGMASASYVDEQGIVPALGLAGARALSSLADSGVSFDGAVVLLDGSFDWLSRALPPGSSPLDVTVRVKADRDCASVAAASIVAKVERDALMVAAHDDAPHYAWASNKGYGSTAHYDAIRSVGAHPLHRKSWLHAASSVALDGFESLGSVDGLVR; this is encoded by the coding sequence GTGAGCGCGGTGCGGCCGTCGTTGCGCGTCGAGAAGGCGTTCTTCGCCGCCGGACGCGTCACGGTCATCGGCGTCGACGAGGTCGGGCGGGGTGCGATCGCGGGCCCCGTCGCCGTCGGAGCCGCTGCGGTGACCATCGACGTCCGGCGCGTGCCCCAGGGGCTCGCTGACTCGAAGGCCGTCTCCGCCGCCCGCCGCACCGAGCTCGTGCCGGTCGTCACCCGGTGGGCGCGGACCGCCGTCGGGATGGCATCGGCGTCCTACGTGGACGAGCAGGGCATCGTGCCGGCGCTGGGGCTCGCCGGTGCACGGGCGCTCTCGTCGCTGGCCGATTCGGGAGTGTCGTTCGACGGTGCCGTCGTGCTGCTCGACGGGTCGTTCGACTGGCTGTCTCGGGCGCTCCCCCCGGGGTCGTCGCCGCTCGACGTCACCGTGCGTGTGAAGGCCGACCGTGACTGCGCCTCGGTCGCGGCGGCGTCGATCGTCGCGAAGGTGGAGCGGGACGCGCTGATGGTGGCGGCGCACGACGATGCCCCGCACTACGCGTGGGCGTCGAACAAGGGGTACGGGTCGACCGCGCACTACGACGCCATCCGGTCGGTCGGTGCGCATCCGCTGCACCGGAAGAGTTGGCTGCACGCGGCGTCGAGCGTGGCGCTGGACGGGTTCGAGTCGCTGGGGTCGGTCGACGGGCTCGTTCGCTGA
- a CDS encoding YraN family protein — MTSGTLGARGESIAADWLEQRGYVVVDRNWRCARGELDIVARKGTDLVFVEVKTRATASTGHPLEALTAQKLARLRLLVPLWFSAHPTEHAHRIRLDAIAVHVMGDHAVVEHVEAIA; from the coding sequence ATGACATCAGGGACATTGGGAGCGCGTGGTGAATCCATCGCCGCGGACTGGCTGGAACAGCGGGGCTACGTCGTCGTGGACCGCAATTGGCGCTGTGCCCGTGGCGAACTCGACATCGTCGCGCGGAAGGGCACCGACCTGGTCTTCGTCGAGGTGAAGACCCGCGCGACCGCTTCGACCGGTCACCCGCTCGAAGCCCTGACCGCCCAGAAGCTCGCGCGGCTCCGGCTGCTCGTGCCGCTCTGGTTCTCGGCGCACCCGACCGAGCACGCGCACCGCATCCGGCTCGATGCGATCGCGGTGCACGTGATGGGGGACCACGCGGTCGTCGAGCACGTCGAGGCGATCGCGTGA
- a CDS encoding YifB family Mg chelatase-like AAA ATPase — MTDIGRSAAVALLGVSGRLVEVEAHLTSQLPGFSIIGLPDTSLGEARERVRSAAANAGCPLPARRITVNLTPAAIPKRGSGFDLAIAMAVLAATGTAPGVSQRVVYIGELGLDGRVRPVPGVIPMTVAARDAGADRVVVPVGNLAEAQAVPDVAVTGVDSLRGAAIDAGALLPPVEVEPVMTDTTPALPPPAAELADVVGNEVGVRAMLVAAAGGHHVLLLGPPGAGKTMLAERLPGLLPDLDPPAALEVASVRSIAGLGAHSWTTRPPWEAPHHSASAIALIGGGSGTIRPGAVSRATRGVLFLDEAPEFPRAVLDALRQPLESGRITVHRAAGAAEFPARCQVVLAANPCPCGNAGTRADLGGPPCDCTPTTVRRYLGRMSGPLLDRIDIRVHVHRMTTAEMRRTDGTTPTSEEARGIVSAARVRMAERLEGTGWSRNAEVPGTWLRGDGRPEPGSTAVLDRALDLGTLTMRGWDRVMRLAWTIADLDGVDRPARRQVGAAAALRSAL, encoded by the coding sequence GTGACCGACATCGGGCGCTCCGCAGCGGTCGCGTTGCTCGGGGTCAGCGGGCGGCTGGTGGAGGTCGAAGCCCACCTGACGAGTCAGCTCCCCGGGTTCAGCATCATCGGGCTCCCGGACACGTCGCTGGGCGAAGCGCGCGAACGCGTCCGGTCGGCGGCGGCGAACGCCGGATGTCCGCTGCCGGCGCGACGCATCACGGTCAACCTGACGCCGGCGGCGATCCCGAAGCGCGGCTCGGGGTTCGACCTCGCGATCGCGATGGCGGTGCTCGCTGCCACCGGTACGGCACCGGGTGTGTCACAGCGCGTCGTCTACATCGGGGAGCTCGGGCTCGACGGCCGGGTCCGTCCGGTCCCCGGCGTGATCCCGATGACCGTCGCGGCACGGGACGCCGGCGCCGACCGGGTGGTGGTGCCCGTCGGTAACCTCGCCGAGGCGCAGGCGGTCCCCGACGTCGCGGTGACGGGCGTCGACTCGCTCCGTGGCGCCGCGATCGACGCCGGTGCGCTGCTGCCTCCGGTCGAGGTCGAGCCGGTGATGACGGACACGACACCGGCACTGCCACCCCCGGCCGCCGAACTCGCTGACGTCGTCGGCAACGAGGTCGGGGTCCGCGCGATGCTCGTCGCCGCCGCCGGTGGCCACCACGTCCTGCTGCTCGGTCCACCGGGTGCGGGGAAGACGATGCTCGCCGAGCGACTGCCTGGGCTCTTGCCCGACCTCGATCCGCCGGCTGCGCTGGAGGTCGCTTCCGTCCGCTCGATCGCGGGCCTCGGCGCCCACTCCTGGACGACGCGTCCTCCGTGGGAGGCACCGCACCACTCGGCCTCGGCGATCGCGCTGATCGGTGGCGGCTCCGGGACGATCCGTCCAGGCGCGGTCTCCCGGGCGACCAGGGGTGTGCTCTTCCTCGACGAGGCGCCGGAGTTCCCGCGCGCGGTGCTCGACGCACTGCGGCAACCGTTGGAGTCCGGACGGATCACGGTGCACCGGGCAGCCGGAGCGGCGGAGTTCCCCGCCAGGTGCCAGGTCGTCCTCGCGGCGAACCCGTGTCCCTGCGGGAACGCCGGCACCCGGGCGGACCTCGGCGGGCCGCCGTGCGACTGCACCCCGACGACGGTCCGTCGGTACCTCGGGCGGATGTCCGGGCCGCTGCTCGATCGGATCGACATCCGTGTGCACGTCCACCGGATGACGACGGCCGAGATGCGGAGGACCGACGGCACGACGCCGACCAGCGAGGAGGCCAGGGGGATCGTGTCCGCTGCTCGGGTGCGGATGGCCGAACGACTCGAGGGCACCGGGTGGTCCAGGAACGCCGAGGTGCCCGGCACCTGGTTGCGCGGGGACGGTCGGCCCGAGCCGGGTTCCACCGCGGTGCTCGACCGGGCGCTCGACCTGGGGACGCTGACGATGCGCGGCTGGGACCGGGTGATGCGCCTGGCGTGGACGATCGCGGACCTCGACGGCGTCGACCGGCCAGCGCGACGCCAGGTCGGTGCTGCGGCGGCACTCCGGAGCGCGCTGTGA
- the map gene encoding type I methionyl aminopeptidase, which translates to MIELRTPAELDGLRVAGRFVADVLDELLTTVDVGVNLLDLDRVAARMIAERGAVSCYVDYHPSFGNSPFGKNLCTSVNDAALHGLPHDSVLQDGDLVSMDFAASVDGWVADSAVTVQVGTQDPEDQRLIDTVERALAAGIARATPGNKLGDVSHAIGAVAHEGGYDVNLQFGGHGVGRTMHGEPHVPNDGRPGRGLKLRPGLVVAIEPWLMQGTDELYQDDDGWTLKSVDGSRAAHVEHTVAVTAAGPEILTLRRAQRAD; encoded by the coding sequence ATGATCGAACTCCGCACCCCCGCCGAACTCGACGGACTCCGGGTCGCCGGCCGTTTCGTCGCCGACGTGCTCGACGAACTCCTCACCACCGTGGACGTCGGAGTGAACCTGCTCGACCTGGACCGAGTGGCCGCACGGATGATCGCGGAGCGTGGTGCCGTCAGTTGCTACGTGGACTACCACCCGTCGTTCGGCAACTCCCCGTTCGGCAAGAACCTGTGCACCTCGGTCAACGATGCCGCGCTGCACGGACTCCCTCACGACTCCGTCCTGCAGGACGGCGACCTCGTGAGCATGGACTTCGCGGCGAGCGTCGACGGGTGGGTCGCGGACTCCGCGGTGACCGTGCAGGTCGGCACCCAGGACCCCGAGGACCAGCGGCTGATCGACACCGTGGAGCGGGCACTGGCCGCCGGCATCGCACGGGCCACACCTGGTAACAAGCTCGGCGACGTGTCCCACGCCATCGGCGCCGTCGCACACGAGGGCGGCTACGACGTGAACCTGCAGTTCGGCGGGCACGGCGTCGGTCGGACGATGCACGGCGAGCCGCACGTCCCGAACGACGGCCGCCCCGGACGCGGACTGAAGCTCCGACCGGGGCTCGTCGTCGCGATCGAACCCTGGCTCATGCAGGGCACCGACGAGCTCTACCAGGACGACGACGGCTGGACGCTCAAGAGCGTCGACGGCTCGCGTGCCGCGCACGTCGAGCACACCGTCGCGGTCACCGCGGCGGGCCCGGAGATCCTGACCCTGCGTCGCGCCCAGCGCGCGGACTGA
- a CDS encoding tyrosine recombinase XerC: MDGDRGTLGGAVTSFLREARDVRGLSEQTVRAYRGDLEDLLRFADAHGIDSVGAVTLEVLRDWLWDANERGLARSSIARRSSSVRAFTRWATEGGVLTVDPGVRLRAPKGAAHLPRVVTEDQVRGLLDGLADRAAGDDPGALRDVALVELLYAAAIRVSELVGIDLVDVDRSRLTVRVLGKGGKERVVPFGVPARDALEAWLERGRPVLLAAAAPTQATGSGTPAHDALFLGDRGGRLGVRSAYRIVARLLEGLPGEGPSGPHTFRHTAATHLLDGGADLRAVQEMLGHASLGTTQIYTHVSSARLREVYRTAHPRA; the protein is encoded by the coding sequence ATGGACGGCGATCGCGGAACCCTGGGCGGGGCGGTCACGTCCTTCCTGCGGGAGGCGCGAGACGTCCGCGGGCTCAGCGAACAGACGGTCCGGGCGTACCGGGGCGACCTCGAGGACCTCCTCCGCTTCGCCGACGCCCACGGGATCGACTCCGTCGGAGCGGTGACGCTCGAGGTGCTCCGCGATTGGCTGTGGGACGCGAACGAGCGGGGGCTCGCGCGGTCGAGCATCGCGCGTCGGTCCTCGTCGGTCCGAGCGTTCACCCGCTGGGCGACCGAGGGCGGTGTGCTCACCGTGGACCCCGGTGTGCGACTCCGTGCGCCGAAGGGGGCCGCACACCTCCCACGGGTCGTGACCGAGGACCAGGTCCGAGGGCTCCTCGACGGGCTGGCTGATCGGGCCGCGGGAGACGATCCCGGAGCGCTGCGTGACGTGGCGCTCGTCGAGCTGTTGTACGCGGCGGCGATCCGCGTCAGCGAACTCGTGGGGATCGACCTCGTCGACGTGGACCGGTCACGGTTGACCGTCCGGGTGCTCGGCAAGGGCGGCAAGGAGCGTGTGGTGCCGTTCGGGGTGCCAGCCAGGGACGCGCTCGAGGCCTGGCTCGAACGGGGGCGTCCGGTGCTCCTGGCGGCTGCGGCCCCGACTCAGGCCACGGGTTCCGGGACGCCGGCTCACGATGCGCTCTTCCTCGGGGACCGCGGTGGACGGCTCGGGGTCCGCAGCGCCTACCGCATCGTTGCGCGGCTCCTGGAGGGGCTCCCCGGGGAGGGGCCGAGCGGGCCGCACACCTTCCGGCACACCGCGGCGACGCACCTGCTCGACGGGGGAGCCGACCTCCGTGCCGTGCAGGAGATGCTCGGCCACGCGAGTCTCGGCACGACGCAGATCTACACGCACGTCTCCTCGGCGCGACTCCGCGAGGTCTACCGCACGGCACATCCCCGCGCCTGA
- a CDS encoding Lsr2 family protein, translating into MAQKVTVQLVDDLDDSPITPGDGRTVEFAFDGSTYEIDLSNDNVDKFREAISDYVAAARKVSGRRTGGTGAPKSAPKRGNSEELAKVREWAKENGYEVSSRGRISTQVQEAYAAAH; encoded by the coding sequence ATGGCACAGAAGGTCACCGTCCAGCTCGTCGACGATCTCGATGACTCGCCGATCACCCCGGGTGACGGACGCACCGTCGAATTCGCATTCGACGGATCCACCTACGAGATCGACCTGTCGAACGACAACGTCGACAAGTTCCGCGAGGCGATCTCCGACTACGTCGCCGCCGCTCGCAAGGTGAGCGGCCGCCGGACCGGCGGCACCGGTGCCCCGAAGTCGGCGCCGAAGCGCGGTAATTCCGAAGAGCTCGCGAAGGTCCGTGAATGGGCCAAGGAGAACGGTTACGAGGTCTCCTCGCGCGGTCGTATCTCGACCCAGGTGCAGGAAGCGTACGCAGCGGCGCACTAG
- a CDS encoding M23 family metallopeptidase, with translation MIRPTLAPALVAGMLVALSGCDVGTNQSPDPPAAAHPATTIIVGEAAAPWVWPTGVRVVERGWEAPADDYAAGHRGIDVPAAIGTAAVAVDDGIVAFAGSVAGRPVVTIDHGEGLVSTLDSVAPVVTAGDSVQQGSVVGHVAVRHCPASSPCVHLGARVDDRYVDPTPYLPAAEWPVLLPESAWPG, from the coding sequence GTGATCCGACCCACCTTGGCACCCGCACTCGTCGCCGGAATGCTCGTCGCGCTGAGCGGGTGCGACGTCGGGACGAACCAGTCCCCCGACCCGCCGGCAGCGGCCCACCCGGCGACGACGATCATCGTCGGGGAGGCAGCGGCGCCCTGGGTGTGGCCCACCGGGGTGCGGGTGGTCGAGCGCGGGTGGGAAGCCCCGGCCGACGACTACGCGGCCGGGCACCGCGGGATCGACGTCCCGGCGGCCATCGGCACGGCGGCGGTCGCAGTCGACGACGGCATCGTCGCCTTCGCCGGGTCGGTCGCCGGGCGGCCGGTGGTGACGATCGACCACGGCGAGGGGCTCGTGAGCACGCTGGACTCGGTCGCCCCGGTCGTCACAGCCGGCGATTCCGTGCAGCAGGGGTCGGTCGTCGGACACGTCGCGGTCAGGCACTGTCCGGCGAGTTCGCCGTGCGTGCACCTCGGCGCACGCGTCGACGATCGGTACGTCGACCCGACGCCGTACCTGCCCGCGGCGGAGTGGCCCGTGTTGCTCCCCGAGTCGGCGTGGCCGGGATGA
- a CDS encoding sugar porter family MFS transporter: MANTSTGHGTDRAFKGKVTAFAIAAAVGGFLFGFDSSVINGAVDAIKGEFGLSEAASGFAVASALIGCAFGAFFAGRLADRWGRTRIMFWAAVLFLVSSIGSAFAFATWDLVIWRLVGGLGIGTASVIAPAYISEVSPKAIRGRLASFQQLAITLGIFAALLSDQVFAVTAGGASETVLGLAAWRWMFLVGVIPSVVYGILAITLPESPRYLLAKGRTDDAREVMTKIVPRDTVNTSLEEIQDGIKKEANEKKGSIKGNRFGLQPIVWVGIILAVLQQFVGINVIFYYSTTLWQAVGFKESDSFLISTITSVVNVAVTFIAIFLVDKVGRKPLLVAGSAGMFVSLTMVAIAFSQATIVNGAPQLPGAWGIIALIFANLFVVSFGATWGPLMWVLLGEMFPNRIRATALGVGSAANWIANFIVTISFPVLSGFNLTVTYGIYALFALISLFFVIAKIPETKGRSLEEMGITAEGDTVDAKA, translated from the coding sequence GTGGCAAACACGTCCACCGGGCACGGCACCGACCGTGCGTTCAAGGGGAAGGTCACCGCGTTCGCCATCGCAGCAGCGGTGGGCGGTTTCCTCTTCGGTTTCGACTCGTCCGTGATCAACGGCGCGGTCGACGCGATCAAGGGCGAGTTCGGCCTGTCGGAGGCCGCCAGCGGGTTCGCCGTCGCCTCCGCCCTGATCGGCTGCGCGTTCGGCGCGTTCTTCGCCGGCCGCCTCGCGGACCGCTGGGGTCGCACCCGGATCATGTTCTGGGCAGCGGTGCTGTTCCTCGTCTCCTCGATCGGCAGCGCGTTCGCGTTCGCCACCTGGGACCTCGTCATCTGGCGTCTCGTCGGTGGTCTCGGCATCGGGACCGCGTCGGTCATCGCGCCGGCGTACATCTCCGAGGTGTCGCCGAAGGCCATCCGTGGCCGGCTCGCGTCGTTCCAGCAGCTGGCGATCACGCTCGGTATCTTCGCCGCGCTGCTCTCCGACCAGGTCTTCGCGGTCACCGCGGGCGGCGCTTCCGAGACCGTCCTCGGGCTCGCAGCGTGGCGCTGGATGTTCCTCGTCGGCGTGATCCCGTCGGTCGTCTACGGCATCCTGGCGATCACCCTGCCGGAGTCGCCGCGCTACCTGCTCGCCAAGGGCAGGACGGACGACGCGCGCGAGGTCATGACGAAGATCGTCCCGCGTGACACGGTGAACACGAGCCTGGAGGAGATCCAGGACGGCATCAAGAAGGAAGCCAACGAGAAGAAGGGCTCCATCAAGGGCAACCGCTTCGGGCTCCAGCCGATCGTGTGGGTCGGCATCATCCTCGCCGTGCTGCAGCAGTTCGTCGGCATCAACGTGATCTTCTACTACTCGACGACGCTGTGGCAGGCCGTCGGGTTCAAGGAGAGCGACTCGTTCCTCATCTCGACGATCACCTCGGTGGTCAACGTCGCGGTGACGTTCATCGCGATCTTCCTGGTCGACAAGGTCGGACGGAAGCCGCTGCTCGTGGCCGGTTCCGCCGGCATGTTCGTGTCGCTGACGATGGTGGCGATCGCGTTCTCGCAGGCCACGATCGTGAACGGCGCGCCGCAGCTGCCCGGCGCGTGGGGCATCATCGCGCTGATCTTCGCGAACCTGTTCGTCGTGTCCTTCGGCGCCACGTGGGGTCCGCTCATGTGGGTGCTGCTCGGCGAGATGTTCCCGAACCGCATCCGTGCGACGGCGCTCGGCGTCGGCTCCGCGGCGAACTGGATCGCGAACTTCATCGTCACGATCTCGTTCCCGGTGCTGTCCGGCTTCAACCTGACGGTCACCTACGGCATCTACGCGCTGTTCGCCCTCATCTCACTGTTCTTCGTGATCGCCAAGATCCCGGAGACCAAGGGCCGCTCCCTCGAGGAGATGGGCATCACCGCGGAAGGCGACACGGTCGACGCCAAGGCGTGA
- the rplS gene encoding 50S ribosomal protein L19, with product MSQLLDSVDAASLRTDVPDFRPGDTVKVHVNIIEGTRSRIQVFQGVVIGRQGHGLGETFKVRKVSFQVGVERWFPVHSPIIDHIEVVTRGDVRRAKLYYLRELRGKAARRKIKEKRDN from the coding sequence ATGAGCCAGCTCCTCGACTCCGTCGACGCAGCGTCGCTGCGTACCGACGTCCCGGACTTCCGCCCGGGCGACACCGTCAAGGTCCACGTCAACATCATCGAAGGCACGCGCTCGCGTATCCAGGTCTTCCAGGGTGTCGTCATCGGCCGTCAGGGCCACGGCCTCGGCGAGACCTTCAAGGTCCGCAAGGTCAGCTTCCAGGTCGGCGTCGAGCGCTGGTTCCCGGTGCACTCGCCGATCATCGACCACATCGAGGTCGTCACCCGCGGTGACGTCCGTCGCGCGAAGCTGTACTACCTCCGCGAGCTCCGCGGCAAGGCGGCCCGTCGCAAGATCAAGGAGAAGCGCGACAACTGA
- the dprA gene encoding DNA-processing protein DprA, which produces MTEDAEVVARVAWSALAEPGDSGAGALVGALGAARALELVYAEASGRGGAVVRACVGAVAPDELLGLQATVDAGLRRWGPRLDRTEVARAVERAEAVGATLLVPGDPDWPERTADLGDHAPLVLWCRGRGAPVFERPTLAVVGARANTLAGAEAAAEITSSAADDGCAVVSGGAYGIDAVAHRVAIAAGAPTVAVLAGGIDQLYPVGHVELLRNVSRQGMLLAESPPGTRPTRWRFLARNRMIAAMGDAVVVVEAAARSGALNTANHAAQLGRPVFAVPGAFSSPASVGCHRLVADRRAELAVEPSDPARAALGFHAGTDSQEPVPLRSSVEDPDVVRVLDALGRRPIGDLEAARRSGLSVAAAADALALAELQGLVRRQRDGWTVA; this is translated from the coding sequence GTGACGGAGGACGCAGAGGTGGTGGCGCGGGTCGCGTGGAGTGCGTTGGCGGAACCCGGCGACTCCGGTGCCGGTGCCCTCGTGGGGGCGCTCGGGGCAGCGCGTGCGCTGGAACTCGTGTACGCCGAGGCGTCCGGCCGGGGCGGAGCAGTCGTGCGTGCGTGCGTCGGTGCCGTGGCTCCCGACGAACTCCTCGGGCTGCAAGCGACGGTCGATGCCGGACTGCGGCGCTGGGGCCCGCGTCTCGACCGCACCGAAGTCGCACGTGCGGTGGAGCGTGCCGAGGCGGTCGGTGCGACGCTGCTGGTGCCCGGTGATCCGGACTGGCCCGAGCGGACCGCTGACCTCGGTGACCATGCGCCACTCGTGCTCTGGTGCCGCGGTCGGGGGGCCCCCGTGTTCGAACGGCCGACGCTCGCGGTCGTCGGCGCCAGGGCGAACACCCTCGCCGGGGCAGAGGCCGCTGCGGAGATCACGTCGTCGGCGGCGGATGACGGGTGCGCCGTCGTCAGCGGGGGAGCGTACGGGATCGACGCGGTCGCACACCGCGTGGCGATCGCCGCGGGCGCCCCCACGGTGGCGGTACTCGCCGGTGGAATCGACCAGCTCTACCCCGTCGGACACGTCGAACTGCTCCGGAACGTCAGCCGACAGGGGATGCTCCTCGCCGAATCGCCCCCCGGTACGCGTCCGACCCGGTGGCGCTTCCTCGCCCGGAACCGGATGATCGCCGCCATGGGCGATGCGGTCGTGGTCGTCGAGGCCGCCGCGCGATCCGGGGCGCTCAACACGGCGAACCACGCCGCACAGCTCGGACGCCCCGTGTTCGCTGTCCCCGGCGCGTTCTCGTCGCCTGCGTCGGTGGGGTGCCACCGTCTCGTCGCAGACCGGCGTGCGGAGCTCGCCGTCGAGCCCTCCGACCCGGCACGGGCCGCACTCGGGTTCCACGCCGGGACGGACTCGCAGGAGCCCGTCCCGTTGCGTTCGTCCGTCGAGGATCCCGATGTCGTCCGGGTGCTCGACGCGCTCGGGCGACGGCCGATCGGTGACCTGGAGGCGGCTCGTCGGTCGGGCCTGTCGGTGGCAGCGGCGGCCGATGCGCTCGCGCTCGCCGAGCTCCAGGGGCTCGTGCGGCGACAGCGGGACGGCTGGACCGTCGCATGA
- the lepB gene encoding signal peptidase I, with amino-acid sequence MTDTTETEGRRPRSSKQRNGVLTFLRDLLIIFVAALLVSFLVKTFLIRSFYIPSASMENTLQINDRVIVNELVPDAVSLKRGDVVVFKDPGGWLTGAEVPNVTPQSQPAKAIDWLLTQVGLGTGDSDDHLIKRVIGLPGDKVACCNDLGQMTVNGVPVKEPYLKLPAGETRASGTDFSVTVPKGTIWVMGDNRYDSKDSRYNGDTPSKGFVPLSDVTGRAFVISWPTSRWTWLDDYPDVFAGVEEKDR; translated from the coding sequence ATGACCGACACGACCGAGACCGAGGGCCGTCGGCCGCGTTCCTCGAAACAGCGGAACGGTGTGCTCACCTTCCTGCGTGACCTGCTCATCATCTTCGTCGCAGCGCTGCTCGTCTCGTTCCTGGTCAAGACGTTTTTGATCCGCTCGTTCTACATCCCGTCGGCGTCGATGGAGAACACGCTGCAGATCAACGACCGGGTGATCGTGAACGAACTCGTTCCCGACGCGGTTTCGCTGAAGCGCGGCGACGTCGTCGTCTTCAAGGACCCGGGCGGATGGCTGACGGGAGCCGAGGTGCCGAACGTCACGCCGCAGTCGCAGCCGGCGAAGGCGATCGACTGGCTCCTCACGCAGGTCGGTCTCGGCACCGGTGACAGCGACGACCACCTCATCAAGCGCGTGATCGGCCTGCCGGGTGACAAGGTCGCCTGCTGCAACGACCTCGGACAGATGACGGTCAACGGCGTCCCGGTCAAGGAGCCGTACCTCAAGCTGCCTGCAGGCGAGACCCGTGCGTCCGGGACCGACTTCTCGGTCACCGTGCCGAAGGGCACCATCTGGGTGATGGGCGACAACCGCTACGACTCGAAGGACTCCCGCTACAACGGGGACACGCCGTCGAAGGGGTTCGTGCCGTTGTCGGACGTCACGGGTCGTGCATTCGTGATCTCGTGGCCGACGAGCCGGTGGACCTGGCTCGACGACTACCCCGACGTCTTCGCGGGTGTGGAGGAGAAGGACCGGTGA
- a CDS encoding DUF2469 family protein translates to MDDDEFDDYDREVELALYREYRDVVSQFRYVVETERRFYLANEVELARRDTEHDFYFELTMNDVWVWDVYRSDRFVKSVRVLTFKDVNVEELTTRELELPKELALDE, encoded by the coding sequence ATGGATGACGACGAATTCGACGACTACGACCGAGAGGTCGAGCTCGCCCTCTACCGTGAGTACCGCGACGTCGTGTCGCAGTTCCGATACGTGGTCGAGACCGAGCGCCGTTTCTACCTGGCGAACGAGGTGGAACTCGCCCGGCGTGACACCGAGCACGATTTCTACTTCGAACTGACGATGAACGACGTCTGGGTCTGGGACGTCTACCGGTCCGACCGTTTCGTGAAGTCCGTCCGGGTGCTGACGTTCAAGGACGTCAATGTCGAGGAACTCACCACGCGAGAACTCGAACTGCCGAAGGAACTCGCACTCGACGAGTGA
- the trmD gene encoding tRNA (guanosine(37)-N1)-methyltransferase TrmD, with product MRIDIVTIFPEFFGVLDVSLLGKARQGGLLDLHVHDLRKWTTDRHRTVDDTPYGGGAGMVMKPEPWAQALSALLRPDGSSTLVVPTPAGTPFTQSIARSLADDSDHLVFACGRYEGIDARVFSWASSRCSVVELSLGDYVLNGGEVAAMAMIEAVGRLVPGVVGNPESLVEESHEDGLLEYPSYTKPASWRDLDVPEVLLSGHHGRIAEWRHEQQVERTRRVRPDLLPDA from the coding sequence GTGCGCATCGACATCGTCACGATCTTCCCGGAGTTCTTCGGGGTGCTCGACGTCTCGCTCCTCGGCAAGGCACGACAGGGCGGGCTGCTCGACCTGCACGTGCACGACCTGCGGAAGTGGACGACCGACCGGCACCGCACCGTCGACGACACCCCGTACGGCGGTGGTGCCGGGATGGTCATGAAGCCGGAGCCGTGGGCCCAGGCGCTCTCGGCGCTGTTGCGGCCGGACGGGTCGTCGACGCTCGTCGTCCCGACGCCGGCCGGCACGCCGTTCACGCAGTCGATCGCCCGGTCGCTGGCTGATGACTCGGACCACCTCGTGTTCGCCTGCGGGCGGTACGAGGGGATCGACGCCCGCGTGTTCTCGTGGGCGTCGTCGCGGTGTTCGGTGGTCGAGCTCTCCCTCGGCGACTACGTCCTGAACGGTGGCGAGGTCGCGGCGATGGCGATGATCGAGGCCGTCGGGCGACTCGTCCCCGGTGTCGTCGGCAACCCGGAGTCCCTCGTCGAGGAATCGCACGAGGACGGCCTGCTCGAGTACCCCTCGTACACCAAGCCCGCGTCGTGGCGCGATCTGGACGTCCCCGAGGTCCTGCTCAGCGGGCACCACGGGCGCATCGCCGAGTGGCGCCACGAGCAGCAGGTGGAGCGGACGCGGCGCGTCCGGCCGGACCTGCTGCCGGACGCGTAG